From a single Couchioplanes caeruleus genomic region:
- a CDS encoding LLM class flavin-dependent oxidoreductase: MSRVPLSVLDLATVREGHDSADALRGTTEIARAADELGYSRFWVAEHHNMPAVASTSPPVLIAHVAASTQRIRVGSGGVMLPNHMPFVVAEQFALLEALHPGRIDLGIGRAPGTDQATATALRGVSPHLTVEQFPDHLGMVLALLGDDRVAPERIERLRATPSPASYPEVWMLGSSTYGAQVAAALGLPFCYAYHFAMSSDVDTAARLYRSGFKPSPRFPEPLLMISASVIAAETTEEAQFLAGPSRIMALSLRTGRLGPIVSPETAATRELSDLDRGVLDQLPGTQYAGTADEVVAGLDALVERTGAAELILAGTVYDPATRRDSLARIAKAWGL, from the coding sequence GTGAGTCGCGTACCTTTGTCCGTCCTTGACCTTGCCACTGTGCGTGAGGGTCATGACAGTGCCGACGCTCTCCGGGGCACGACGGAGATCGCCCGGGCCGCCGATGAACTCGGGTATTCGAGGTTCTGGGTGGCCGAGCACCACAACATGCCTGCCGTGGCGTCGACCTCCCCTCCGGTGCTCATCGCGCACGTCGCGGCGAGCACTCAACGGATCCGGGTCGGTTCCGGGGGCGTGATGCTGCCCAACCACATGCCGTTCGTGGTGGCCGAGCAGTTCGCGCTGCTGGAGGCGCTGCATCCGGGCCGGATCGACCTCGGCATCGGGCGGGCGCCCGGCACCGACCAGGCCACGGCCACCGCTCTGCGCGGGGTGTCGCCGCATCTGACGGTCGAGCAGTTCCCCGACCACCTGGGCATGGTGCTGGCCCTGCTCGGCGACGACCGGGTCGCGCCGGAGCGGATCGAGCGGCTCAGGGCCACGCCCTCGCCGGCGAGTTATCCCGAGGTGTGGATGCTGGGGTCGTCGACGTACGGGGCTCAGGTGGCTGCCGCGCTCGGGCTGCCGTTCTGCTACGCGTACCACTTCGCCATGAGTTCCGATGTGGACACGGCTGCACGTCTGTACCGGTCCGGTTTCAAGCCTTCGCCGCGGTTCCCGGAGCCGCTTCTGATGATCAGTGCCTCGGTGATCGCCGCGGAGACGACCGAGGAGGCCCAGTTCCTGGCCGGGCCGAGCCGGATCATGGCTTTGAGCCTGCGTACGGGACGGCTGGGTCCGATCGTGTCGCCCGAGACGGCCGCGACGCGTGAGCTGTCCGATCTGGACCGGGGCGTGCTCGACCAACTTCCCGGCACTCAGTATGCGGGGACGGCCGACGAGGTCGTGGCCGGGCTGGACGCGCTGGTCGAGCGCACCGGCGCCGCCGAATTGATCCTCGCCGGCACGGTGTACGACCCGGCGACCCGGCGGGATTCGCTGGCCCGGATCGCCAAGGCATGGGGGCTCTGA
- a CDS encoding GNAT family N-acetyltransferase, with amino-acid sequence MVWHITKDVDDFLDRAGGFLRARPVENTVLLTIADTVRVHGPGAYGAEAPVFGWREGEEAAFLRTPPREALLSAMSPEAAAELAGVLCEAGLPGVIAPDATAEAFAGEWERLTGSGSRVHKKQRLYRLGTLVPPTPPAKGSARVAGGADRELLVDWMAAFYRDVGEEPHQVEEFIDDKLAHDGMLVWELDGRPVSMGGVTRPEAAMVRIQAVYTPREHRGHGFAGAVTTALSQAALDAGISHVLLFTDLANPTSNALYQRLGYTPLEDRSMVEFIA; translated from the coding sequence ATGGTCTGGCACATCACGAAGGACGTCGACGACTTCCTCGACCGGGCGGGCGGCTTTCTCCGCGCACGCCCGGTGGAGAACACGGTGCTGCTGACGATCGCTGACACCGTACGAGTGCACGGGCCGGGCGCCTACGGGGCCGAGGCGCCGGTGTTCGGGTGGCGGGAAGGCGAGGAGGCGGCTTTCCTGCGTACGCCACCGCGCGAAGCGCTGTTGTCCGCGATGTCCCCAGAGGCGGCCGCCGAGCTCGCCGGAGTCCTGTGCGAAGCGGGTCTGCCCGGCGTCATCGCGCCGGACGCGACCGCCGAGGCCTTCGCCGGCGAGTGGGAGCGGCTCACCGGATCCGGCTCGCGGGTGCACAAGAAGCAGCGGCTCTACCGGCTCGGCACCCTCGTGCCGCCCACTCCCCCGGCGAAGGGCTCGGCTCGCGTGGCGGGCGGCGCCGACCGTGAGCTGCTCGTCGACTGGATGGCGGCTTTCTACCGGGATGTCGGCGAGGAGCCGCACCAGGTCGAGGAGTTCATCGACGACAAGCTGGCACACGACGGCATGCTCGTCTGGGAGCTCGACGGGCGGCCGGTGTCGATGGGCGGCGTGACCCGGCCGGAGGCCGCGATGGTGCGGATCCAGGCCGTCTACACGCCGCGCGAGCACCGGGGTCACGGGTTCGCCGGTGCGGTGACCACCGCCCTGAGCCAGGCCGCGCTCGACGCCGGGATCTCGCACGTCCTGCTGTTCACCGACCTTGCCAACCCCACCTCGAACGCCCTGTACCAGCGACTGGGCTATACACCTCTGGAGGATCGCAGCATGGTGGAATTCATCGCATGA
- a CDS encoding MOSC domain-containing protein, with product MSRILQVNIAVPEDSNAKNVGRTGINKQPVTHPVAVRAPGPQGTLPPDQASGLAGDQIFDIRNHGGDDQAVYAYAREDYEWWEKELGRELPGGLFGENLTTVDVEVGGAVLGEKWRVGETLVLETTFGRIPCATFQWKMQEPRWVKRFAAENRPGAYLRVVTPGDVQVGDSVTVLERPEHGVTIAESFRAWMHEPELLAKYLERDGVPERFKADIRRRLGRDG from the coding sequence ATGAGCCGGATCTTGCAGGTCAACATTGCCGTGCCCGAGGACAGCAACGCCAAGAACGTCGGCCGGACCGGGATCAACAAGCAGCCGGTCACGCACCCGGTGGCGGTCCGGGCGCCGGGGCCCCAGGGCACGCTGCCGCCGGATCAAGCGAGCGGACTGGCGGGCGACCAGATCTTCGACATCAGGAATCACGGCGGGGACGACCAGGCGGTCTACGCGTACGCGCGGGAGGACTACGAATGGTGGGAGAAGGAGCTGGGGCGTGAGCTGCCGGGCGGCCTCTTCGGCGAGAACCTGACCACAGTGGACGTCGAGGTCGGCGGGGCTGTGCTCGGGGAGAAGTGGCGGGTCGGCGAGACGCTCGTGCTGGAGACCACGTTCGGGCGGATCCCCTGTGCCACGTTCCAGTGGAAGATGCAGGAGCCGCGGTGGGTGAAGCGGTTCGCCGCCGAGAACCGGCCCGGGGCGTACCTGCGGGTGGTGACGCCGGGCGACGTGCAGGTGGGCGACTCGGTGACCGTGTTGGAGCGACCGGAGCACGGCGTGACGATCGCCGAGAGCTTCCGGGCGTGGATGCATGAGCCGGAGCTGCTCGCGAAGTACCTGGAGCGGGACGGGGTCCCTGAGAGGTTCAAGGCGGACATTCGTCGCAGGCTCGGGCGTGATGGCTGA
- a CDS encoding DUF4180 domain-containing protein has translation MADQIVERGGVPVLVCDAEGAPIAGPQDALDLIGAAYAGAEVVAIPAERLHASFYRLSTGVAGEIMQKFVNYRIRLAVVGDISAHVAESGALRDLIRETNKGKQVWFVKDFQELDERLG, from the coding sequence ATGGCCGATCAGATAGTCGAGCGTGGCGGGGTGCCCGTGCTCGTGTGTGACGCCGAGGGGGCCCCCATTGCGGGACCGCAGGACGCGCTCGATCTGATCGGTGCGGCGTACGCGGGAGCCGAGGTGGTGGCGATCCCGGCCGAGCGGCTCCATGCGAGTTTCTACCGGCTGAGCACGGGGGTGGCCGGCGAGATCATGCAGAAGTTCGTGAACTACCGGATTCGGCTCGCCGTCGTGGGTGACATCTCGGCTCACGTGGCGGAGAGCGGTGCGCTTCGTGACCTCATTCGTGAGACGAACAAGGGGAAGCAGGTGTGGTTCGTGAAGGACTTCCAGGAGCTCGACGAGCGGCTGGGGTGA
- a CDS encoding carbohydrate-binding protein, translating to MGRKRTITVGATVAATAGALAYGIAAAPSSSAATACGALFDDFSYSSRTDPALSQRGWSIRGQAGGPGVPGASWLADNVSFPTVDGQRVAQLTAKTNGTAAGTSHAEFSQSNRRFLEGTYLARIKFADAPSTGPDGDHVNQTFYTISPLAAPKDPLYSEMDFSEYLPNGGWGEAGPINYQTTWYTYVADPWYADNQHSQQARSIAGWHDVMATVADGHVKYYIDGALVGDHSGKVYPRQKMSIDFNQWFIDLAGRSAGATSVWQESIDYVFHAKRQVLTPAQANAAIASYRSAGTTHTDTIAPADDCTATTPPAPPTTTPATRPPTTTPTTPPTTAPTTPPATRPTTTAPPAGTAWAPNVAYQLGQIVTYDGKRYQCRIAHTSLVTWEPPNVAALWQPL from the coding sequence ATGGGCCGGAAACGCACCATCACCGTCGGCGCCACGGTCGCGGCCACCGCGGGCGCGCTCGCCTACGGCATCGCCGCCGCCCCGAGCAGCAGCGCGGCCACCGCATGCGGCGCGCTGTTCGACGACTTCAGCTACTCCTCCCGTACGGACCCAGCGCTGTCCCAGCGTGGCTGGAGCATCCGGGGCCAGGCGGGCGGGCCGGGCGTACCGGGCGCCAGCTGGCTGGCCGACAACGTGTCCTTCCCCACCGTGGACGGTCAGCGGGTAGCGCAACTCACCGCCAAGACGAACGGCACCGCCGCCGGCACGTCGCACGCCGAGTTCTCCCAGAGCAACCGCCGTTTCCTCGAGGGCACCTACCTCGCCCGCATCAAGTTCGCCGACGCGCCGTCCACCGGCCCCGACGGCGACCACGTGAACCAGACGTTCTACACGATCTCGCCGCTGGCAGCCCCGAAGGACCCGCTCTACTCGGAGATGGACTTCTCGGAGTACCTGCCCAACGGCGGCTGGGGCGAGGCCGGCCCGATCAACTACCAGACCACCTGGTACACGTACGTGGCGGACCCCTGGTACGCCGACAACCAGCACAGCCAGCAGGCCAGGAGCATCGCGGGCTGGCACGACGTCATGGCCACGGTCGCCGACGGCCACGTGAAGTACTACATCGACGGCGCCCTCGTCGGCGACCACTCGGGCAAGGTCTACCCGAGGCAGAAGATGTCCATCGACTTCAACCAGTGGTTCATCGACCTCGCGGGCCGATCGGCGGGAGCCACCTCGGTCTGGCAGGAGTCGATCGACTACGTCTTCCACGCCAAGCGCCAGGTCCTGACCCCGGCCCAGGCCAACGCGGCGATCGCGTCGTACCGCTCGGCGGGCACGACCCACACGGACACCATCGCCCCGGCGGACGACTGCACGGCGACCACACCGCCGGCCCCGCCGACCACCACTCCCGCAACCCGCCCACCGACGACCACACCCACCACCCCGCCGACCACGGCACCCACCACCCCGCCGGCGACCCGCCCGACAACGACGGCCCCACCGGCCGGCACGGCCTGGGCGCCGAACGTGGCCTACCAGCTGGGCCAGATCGTCACGTACGACGGCAAGCGCTATCAGTGCCGCATCGCCCACACGTCGCTGGTGACCTGGGAACCGCCGAACGTCGCCGCCCTCTGGCAGCCGCTGTAG
- a CDS encoding GntR family transcriptional regulator: MRRGEVQERLRELIATLPPGDALPSERDLSGALGASRPTIRAAIEELAREGLLVRRHGRGTFTGPPRISQEVPASTAYLPPAEGEWASEVLEFDVVPAGPRLGSRLQVSPGAELVRVLRRRIVDGGVVALEEIHIPCLVAPNLTRDEFAGGSLYRHLRERHGVTPAEALQTTEPTVTDAAESRLLGVPLHSPALLFERTTRDADGRIIEFARSVYRGDRYRITQHLKLGPDSG; encoded by the coding sequence ATGCGGCGGGGTGAGGTTCAGGAACGGTTGCGTGAGCTCATCGCGACCTTGCCGCCCGGCGATGCGCTGCCGTCCGAGCGGGACCTCAGCGGCGCGCTGGGCGCTTCCCGGCCGACGATCCGGGCCGCCATCGAGGAGCTGGCCCGGGAGGGGCTTCTGGTACGCCGGCACGGCCGCGGCACGTTCACCGGCCCGCCCAGGATCTCGCAGGAGGTGCCGGCCTCGACGGCGTACCTGCCGCCCGCGGAGGGTGAGTGGGCCAGCGAGGTGCTGGAGTTCGACGTGGTGCCGGCTGGTCCTCGGCTGGGGTCGCGGCTGCAGGTGTCGCCCGGCGCCGAGCTGGTTCGCGTGTTGCGCCGGCGGATCGTCGACGGTGGGGTGGTCGCGCTGGAGGAGATCCACATTCCTTGTCTCGTCGCTCCGAATCTGACGCGGGATGAGTTCGCCGGCGGGTCGCTCTATCGTCATCTGCGCGAGCGGCACGGGGTGACTCCGGCCGAGGCGCTGCAGACCACGGAGCCGACGGTGACGGACGCCGCCGAGTCGCGACTGCTCGGGGTGCCGTTGCACTCCCCCGCCCTGCTCTTCGAACGCACCACTCGCGACGCGGACGGTCGCATCATCGAGTTCGCCCGGTCGGTGTACCGGGGCGACAGATACCGCATCACCCAGCATCTGAAGCTGGGCCCCGATTCCGGCTGA
- a CDS encoding permease-like cell division protein FtsX produces the protein MDADLRQHFDRAVTDDPGADPGEMALAAIAEGARIRRRRRQVAGAGVAAGVVALLAVVGGVSLRSGATESAGPAMTIAAAMMPVAAPSCSEKPVESGASDVAIFLGAEATDRQRSALGAALRGDPRVAELQFENRQQAWERFRRLWADSPDFVAAVSPSQLPESYRLRMVDRSQYRGLLATYAAMDGVQDVVGRVCPASAPIGGVQ, from the coding sequence GTGGACGCGGACCTGCGGCAGCACTTCGATCGGGCGGTCACCGACGACCCCGGCGCCGACCCCGGGGAGATGGCGCTCGCCGCCATCGCCGAGGGCGCACGGATCCGCCGGCGGCGCCGGCAGGTGGCCGGCGCCGGTGTGGCCGCCGGTGTGGTGGCCCTGCTGGCCGTGGTGGGTGGGGTGAGCCTGCGGTCGGGCGCGACGGAATCGGCCGGGCCTGCGATGACGATCGCGGCGGCGATGATGCCGGTGGCGGCGCCGTCCTGCTCGGAGAAGCCGGTGGAGAGCGGCGCCAGTGACGTGGCCATCTTCCTGGGCGCCGAGGCGACCGACCGGCAGCGCTCGGCCTTGGGGGCGGCGCTGCGCGGGGATCCGCGGGTCGCGGAGCTGCAGTTCGAGAACCGCCAGCAGGCCTGGGAACGGTTCCGCAGGCTGTGGGCGGACAGCCCGGACTTCGTCGCGGCGGTCAGCCCGAGTCAGCTCCCCGAGTCGTACCGGCTGCGGATGGTGGACCGATCGCAGTACAGGGGCTTGCTGGCGACGTACGCCGCGATGGACGGGGTCCAGGATGTCGTCGGCAGGGTGTGCCCGGCGAGCGCCCCGATCGGAGGCGTCCAGTGA
- a CDS encoding SigE family RNA polymerase sigma factor, translated as MTDTVIPARPVEGGALAGWGVGRRRTKAARDAEFTAFVESAATRLRRSAYLMCRDWHLAQDLTQQTFTKMYASWDRIRTGTNPEGYSRRVLMNLVFDQQRRRSGSEIVLAELPDKPDGAAAGTPELRLALVDALATLSVEDRAVLVLRHAEDHSVDTVATILGVSVSVVKMRTARALARLRSLLGDDFIDG; from the coding sequence GTGACGGACACCGTGATCCCGGCCCGGCCGGTGGAGGGCGGTGCGCTGGCCGGGTGGGGTGTCGGCCGTCGCCGTACGAAGGCCGCCCGGGACGCGGAGTTCACGGCGTTCGTCGAGTCCGCCGCCACCCGGCTGCGCCGCAGCGCGTACCTGATGTGCCGGGACTGGCATCTCGCCCAGGACCTGACCCAGCAGACCTTCACCAAGATGTACGCGTCCTGGGACCGGATCCGCACCGGCACCAACCCCGAGGGCTACAGCCGGCGGGTGCTGATGAACCTCGTCTTCGACCAGCAGCGGCGGCGCAGCGGCTCCGAGATCGTGCTGGCCGAACTGCCGGACAAGCCGGACGGCGCGGCGGCCGGTACGCCCGAGCTGCGCCTCGCCCTGGTCGACGCGCTGGCCACCCTGTCCGTGGAGGACCGGGCCGTGCTGGTGTTGCGGCACGCCGAGGACCACAGCGTCGACACGGTGGCCACGATCCTCGGCGTCTCCGTCTCCGTGGTGAAGATGCGCACCGCCCGGGCCCTGGCCCGCCTGCGTTCCCTGCTCGGCGACGATTTCATCGACGGCTGA
- a CDS encoding MFS transporter, translating into MTALRQYLGVWRMPGGRVLLVVGILARLGIGMTPLALLLLVQQATGRYAAAGLAGGLYALAGAVVSPVAGRIADRIGPTPVLLLTAALHPVALAGLIIASRGGAAALPAIVGAAAVAGATYPPLSAAIRRAWTDATAPGTGHHALRAAAMAAETSLFELVFVLGPMLVAAFVVVAHDPAVAIGFAAVATLGGTVRVALLPIMRHWTRHESAEGARGLGPLKADGFPALLLCVAALGIAFGAAGVIVPAYANRHGGGDGLGGILLGVWGIGSAIGGIWFGTRRPAMALARQFAWLLAAVSVSFLILAVMPNPLALGVALVVGGATIAPALTVENNLVGRLAPAAMLNEAYTWVVTVSVGGSAAGGAVAGVIVDQPGGLPWSFVFAGTVLMLAAAAAALPGGPIARADGQADERLREALAG; encoded by the coding sequence GTGACCGCGTTGCGTCAGTACCTCGGCGTCTGGCGCATGCCGGGCGGCCGGGTCCTGCTCGTGGTCGGCATCCTCGCCCGTCTCGGCATCGGCATGACTCCGCTCGCCCTGCTCCTGCTGGTGCAGCAGGCGACCGGCCGGTACGCCGCCGCGGGCCTCGCCGGCGGTCTGTACGCGCTCGCCGGAGCGGTGGTCAGCCCCGTCGCCGGGCGCATCGCCGACCGGATCGGCCCCACGCCCGTCCTGCTGCTCACCGCGGCCCTGCACCCCGTCGCGCTGGCCGGGCTCATCATCGCCAGCCGTGGCGGCGCGGCCGCCCTGCCGGCGATTGTCGGGGCGGCGGCGGTGGCCGGGGCCACGTACCCGCCGCTGAGCGCGGCGATCCGGCGGGCGTGGACCGACGCAACCGCCCCCGGCACCGGCCACCATGCCCTGCGCGCCGCGGCGATGGCGGCCGAGACGTCCCTGTTCGAACTGGTCTTCGTGCTCGGCCCGATGCTGGTCGCGGCGTTCGTCGTGGTCGCACACGACCCGGCGGTGGCGATCGGCTTCGCGGCGGTGGCCACGCTGGGCGGGACGGTACGGGTCGCACTGCTGCCGATCATGCGGCACTGGACGCGGCACGAGTCCGCCGAGGGCGCGCGGGGACTGGGCCCGCTCAAGGCCGACGGCTTCCCGGCGCTGCTGCTCTGCGTCGCCGCGCTGGGCATCGCGTTCGGCGCGGCGGGGGTGATCGTTCCCGCGTACGCCAACCGGCACGGCGGCGGCGACGGCCTCGGCGGGATCCTGCTCGGCGTCTGGGGCATCGGCAGCGCGATCGGCGGCATCTGGTTCGGCACCCGCCGCCCCGCGATGGCCCTGGCGCGACAGTTCGCCTGGCTCCTCGCGGCGGTCTCGGTCAGCTTCCTGATCCTCGCGGTCATGCCGAATCCGTTGGCCCTCGGCGTGGCCCTCGTCGTGGGCGGCGCCACGATCGCGCCGGCGCTCACGGTGGAGAACAACCTGGTGGGCCGCCTTGCGCCCGCGGCGATGCTGAACGAGGCGTACACCTGGGTGGTGACCGTGTCCGTCGGAGGCAGCGCAGCGGGCGGCGCGGTCGCCGGGGTGATCGTCGACCAGCCGGGCGGCCTGCCCTGGTCCTTCGTCTTCGCCGGCACGGTCCTGATGCTGGCCGCGGCGGCCGCGGCGCTGCCCGGGGGCCCGATAGCCCGCGCCGACGGGCAGGCCGACGAGCGCCTGCGCGAGGCACTCGCCGGCTAG
- the htpX gene encoding zinc metalloprotease HtpX → MHSHHNGLKTAALLGLLTAMILAVGYWIGGSGGLVFAVVLSLAMNAGTYFFSDKIALRAMRAQPVTEAEFPALHQIVRELATEAGQPMPRLYVSPALQPNAFATGRNPRNAAVAVTVGITQLLDRRELRGVIGHELSHVYNRDILISSVAAALAGIITMFAQLAIFLPLGGSDDDDGPNPAALLLMLILGPLAASIIQLAISRNREYQADASGATLTRDPLALASALEKIQYGAQRMPLPAEGQLATSAHLMIANPLRSGGIAGLFSTHPPMAERIRRLHQLAAITGTGPVQFQR, encoded by the coding sequence ATGCACAGCCATCACAACGGCCTCAAGACGGCCGCTCTGCTGGGTCTGCTCACCGCCATGATTCTCGCCGTCGGGTACTGGATCGGCGGAAGCGGCGGCCTGGTCTTCGCCGTCGTCCTGTCGCTGGCGATGAACGCCGGCACCTACTTCTTCTCGGACAAGATCGCGTTGCGGGCGATGCGCGCGCAGCCGGTCACCGAGGCGGAGTTCCCCGCGCTCCACCAGATCGTCCGGGAGCTGGCCACGGAGGCGGGCCAGCCGATGCCCCGCCTGTACGTGAGCCCCGCGCTGCAGCCCAACGCGTTCGCCACCGGTCGCAACCCGCGCAACGCCGCCGTGGCGGTGACCGTGGGCATCACCCAGCTCCTCGACCGGCGGGAACTGCGCGGCGTCATCGGCCACGAGCTGTCCCACGTCTACAACCGCGACATCCTGATCTCCAGCGTCGCCGCCGCCCTGGCCGGGATCATCACGATGTTCGCCCAGCTCGCGATCTTCCTGCCGCTCGGCGGATCGGACGACGACGACGGCCCGAACCCGGCCGCGCTGCTGCTCATGCTGATCCTCGGCCCGCTCGCCGCGTCGATCATCCAGCTGGCCATCAGCCGCAACCGCGAATACCAGGCGGACGCCTCGGGTGCCACCCTCACCCGGGACCCGCTCGCCCTGGCGAGCGCCCTCGAGAAGATTCAGTACGGCGCCCAGCGCATGCCCCTGCCGGCCGAGGGTCAGCTGGCCACCTCGGCGCACCTGATGATCGCCAACCCGCTGCGCAGCGGCGGCATCGCGGGGCTCTTCTCGACGCACCCGCCGATGGCCGAGCGCATCAGGCGCCTGCACCAGCTGGCCGCGATCACCGGTACCGGCCCGGTGCAGTTCCAGCGCTGA
- a CDS encoding RNA polymerase sigma factor has product MADTRERHRYEQVYADTYADLVRFVVRRGQPADQAEDVAAEAFTVAWQRLSDLPGDLGEARAWLFGITRHLLLAKHRSDSRGQALSVRIAGQAALDGQTLEHDDLVATSVDLANAWTRLSAMHQEALSLSVWEGLTGAQAARVLGISPVAFRIRLSRARRLLKHNLASPSDAVAPAARSEKGFV; this is encoded by the coding sequence GTGGCAGACACGCGAGAACGGCACCGCTACGAGCAGGTGTACGCGGACACGTACGCCGACCTCGTACGGTTCGTGGTCCGGCGCGGACAGCCGGCCGACCAGGCGGAGGACGTCGCGGCCGAGGCCTTCACGGTGGCGTGGCAGCGCCTGAGCGACCTCCCCGGCGACCTCGGCGAGGCCCGCGCCTGGCTCTTCGGCATCACCCGGCATCTGCTGCTGGCCAAGCACCGGTCCGACTCCCGCGGGCAGGCGCTGTCGGTACGGATCGCCGGCCAGGCCGCCCTCGACGGGCAGACGCTCGAGCACGACGATCTCGTCGCCACCTCGGTGGACCTGGCGAACGCCTGGACCCGGCTCAGCGCGATGCACCAGGAGGCCCTGAGCCTGTCGGTGTGGGAAGGGCTGACCGGCGCCCAGGCCGCGCGGGTGCTGGGCATCTCCCCGGTGGCCTTCCGGATCCGCCTCAGCCGTGCCCGTCGCCTCCTCAAGCACAACCTCGCCAGTCCTTCGGACGCTGTGGCGCCCGCGGCCCGCAGTGAGAAGGGATTCGTGTGA
- a CDS encoding NADH-quinone oxidoreductase subunit N, whose protein sequence is MTQAVNHVALLPLYAAAGTALLVLVADLAFARFQVLAGILGSVGTAVCALAVPGRPSTFCSGDLCSWITTPRAALTTVIFAALTAGVLALSAPSLRMGLAPRGEVSFLLTCSMTGGVVVAYAGDLITLIVGLETLTLPLYVLVGLRRVRESRAGASAAVTFFLVSVVSTAVALLGAALLYAATGALHLSALTAGTGQFRSLAAVGAAMVVVGFAFKVAAVPLHAWAPATYDGAPVPVAAYLSTASKLGGVLALVAVIQRLDTGPLVAVLAVLTMTVGNLVALRQTRMVRLLAWSSVAQAGYIIAPLAAGAAGIDAALAYAVFFVALEFLAFSVITAFRLPGTDGGDLDDYRGAGRRNRWLAAAFVLALAGLAGLPPGLAGLFAKVAVVQSLISANWGWLAGVVAVNAVIALAYYVRAAALLYTAPAPVGVHLTGPVAAGPVAVADPDLLRAATQPRIAVARPVAAAIAVAAVVTVALGFAPQAIFDFLNG, encoded by the coding sequence ATGACCCAGGCCGTCAACCACGTCGCCCTGCTCCCGCTGTACGCCGCGGCCGGCACGGCGCTGCTCGTGCTCGTCGCCGACCTGGCGTTCGCCCGGTTCCAGGTCCTCGCCGGCATTCTCGGGAGCGTCGGTACGGCGGTCTGCGCGCTCGCCGTCCCGGGGCGGCCGTCCACGTTCTGCAGCGGCGACCTGTGCTCGTGGATCACGACTCCGCGGGCCGCCCTGACCACGGTGATCTTCGCCGCGCTGACGGCCGGGGTGCTGGCCCTGTCGGCGCCGTCGCTGCGGATGGGGCTCGCGCCCCGCGGCGAGGTCAGCTTCCTGCTCACCTGCTCGATGACCGGCGGGGTCGTCGTCGCGTACGCCGGGGACCTCATCACGCTGATCGTCGGCCTCGAGACGCTCACCCTGCCGCTGTACGTGCTGGTGGGGCTGCGCCGGGTCCGCGAGTCCCGGGCCGGCGCCTCGGCCGCGGTCACGTTCTTCCTGGTCAGCGTCGTGTCCACGGCCGTTGCCCTGCTCGGCGCCGCCCTCCTGTACGCCGCCACCGGCGCGCTGCACCTCTCGGCGCTGACCGCCGGCACGGGACAGTTCCGGTCGCTCGCGGCGGTCGGCGCGGCGATGGTCGTGGTCGGCTTCGCGTTCAAGGTCGCGGCGGTTCCCCTGCACGCCTGGGCGCCCGCCACGTACGACGGGGCGCCGGTGCCGGTCGCCGCGTACCTGTCGACGGCCTCGAAGCTCGGCGGCGTCCTCGCGCTGGTCGCGGTCATCCAGCGGCTCGACACGGGACCGCTGGTCGCGGTGCTGGCCGTGCTCACGATGACGGTCGGCAACCTGGTCGCGCTGCGCCAGACCCGGATGGTCCGCCTGCTGGCGTGGTCGTCGGTCGCGCAGGCCGGCTACATCATCGCGCCGCTGGCGGCGGGGGCGGCCGGCATCGACGCGGCTCTCGCGTACGCGGTGTTCTTCGTCGCGCTCGAGTTCCTCGCCTTCAGTGTGATCACCGCGTTCCGACTCCCCGGCACGGACGGCGGCGACCTCGACGACTACCGCGGCGCCGGCCGGCGCAACAGGTGGCTGGCGGCGGCGTTCGTCCTGGCCCTGGCCGGGCTGGCGGGCCTGCCACCGGGTCTGGCCGGGCTGTTCGCCAAGGTCGCGGTCGTGCAGTCGCTCATCTCCGCGAACTGGGGCTGGCTCGCCGGCGTGGTCGCCGTCAACGCGGTGATCGCCCTGGCCTACTACGTCCGGGCCGCCGCCCTGCTCTACACGGCGCCCGCCCCGGTGGGCGTCCACCTGACGGGCCCGGTGGCGGCCGGACCGGTCGCGGTGGCCGACCCGGACCTGCTCCGGGCCGCCACCCAGCCGCGGATCGCCGTGGCGCGACCCGTGGCGGCGGCCATCGCGGTGGCGGCGGTGGTCACGGTGGCGCTGGGCTTCGCGCCCCAGGCGATCTTCGATTTCCTCAACGGCTGA